The proteins below come from a single Chryseobacterium nepalense genomic window:
- the cysS gene encoding cysteine--tRNA ligase yields MQLKIYNSLTGEKEIFKPILDGNVGMYVCGPTVYSNVHLGNVRTFLSFDFIYRSLTHLGYKVRYVRNITDAGHLTDDGDVNNDRFVKQTRLEKLEPMEIVQKYTVDFHKVLEMFNLLPPNIEPTATGHIVEQIELTQKLIERGFAYESNGSVYFDVLEYNRRGLNYGELSKRNIEELFANTRDLDGQGEKKNPQDFALWKKASPAHIMRWNSPWGEGFPGWHLECTAMSTKYLGETFDIHGGGMDLKFPHHECEIAQGKACNDTAPVNYWMHANMLTMNSQRMSKSTGNYILPMQLVTGENDFFEKPFHPAIVRFCFLQAHYRSVLDISNDAMLASEKGFIRLMEAVKVLQSVTPNDEKQSGFSLEEWKNKAYDALTDDFNSPVLIAHLFEAVKYIFALKDGKETISKNDLEGLKSTLNALIFDVLGLQTIEENNNEKLDQTLKVLIELRNQARKSKNFELSDQIRDRLLAEGIELKDGRDGTTYVLN; encoded by the coding sequence ATGCAACTAAAAATATACAACTCGCTTACCGGCGAAAAAGAAATATTTAAACCCATTTTAGATGGAAATGTCGGGATGTACGTCTGTGGACCAACTGTTTATAGCAATGTCCATCTGGGAAATGTAAGAACTTTCCTTTCCTTTGATTTCATTTACCGTAGCCTTACTCATCTGGGGTATAAAGTAAGATATGTCAGAAATATAACTGATGCAGGCCATCTTACCGATGACGGAGATGTTAACAACGACAGATTCGTAAAGCAGACCCGCCTTGAAAAGCTGGAACCTATGGAAATCGTACAGAAATATACGGTAGATTTTCATAAAGTTCTTGAAATGTTTAATTTATTGCCTCCGAATATTGAACCCACCGCAACGGGTCACATTGTGGAGCAGATTGAACTTACACAGAAATTGATTGAGAGAGGATTTGCCTATGAGAGCAACGGCTCCGTCTATTTCGATGTGTTGGAATACAATAGGAGAGGATTAAATTATGGCGAATTATCTAAAAGAAATATCGAGGAACTTTTCGCAAATACCCGTGATCTGGACGGACAGGGAGAAAAGAAAAATCCACAGGATTTTGCTCTTTGGAAAAAAGCTTCCCCGGCACATATCATGAGATGGAATTCTCCCTGGGGAGAAGGTTTTCCGGGATGGCATCTGGAATGTACAGCAATGAGTACAAAATATTTGGGAGAAACATTTGATATCCACGGAGGTGGGATGGATTTGAAGTTCCCGCACCACGAATGTGAAATTGCCCAGGGTAAAGCATGCAATGATACCGCTCCGGTAAACTACTGGATGCACGCCAATATGCTTACCATGAATTCTCAGCGTATGAGTAAGTCAACGGGGAATTATATTTTGCCGATGCAGCTGGTAACCGGAGAAAATGACTTTTTCGAAAAGCCTTTCCATCCGGCAATTGTACGTTTCTGTTTCCTGCAGGCACATTACAGAAGTGTCCTGGATATTTCCAATGATGCCATGCTGGCCAGCGAAAAAGGATTCATCAGGTTAATGGAAGCCGTTAAAGTTTTACAATCCGTTACTCCAAACGATGAAAAGCAATCCGGTTTTAGCCTTGAAGAATGGAAAAATAAAGCCTATGATGCATTAACCGATGATTTTAATTCACCGGTTCTTATCGCGCATTTATTTGAAGCTGTAAAATATATTTTTGCTCTAAAGGATGGAAAAGAAACCATTTCAAAAAATGATTTGGAAGGTTTGAAATCTACTTTAAATGCTTTAATATTCGATGTTTTAGGACTTCAGACTATTGAAGAAAATAACAACGAAAAACTGGATCAGACGCTGAAGGTTTTGATTGAATTAAGAAATCAGGCTAGAAAATCAAAGAATTTTGAACTGTCAGACCAGATCCGCGACAGGCTTCTTGCGGAAGGCATCGAGCTGAAAGACGGAAGGGATGGAACAACATACGTTTTAAATTAG
- a CDS encoding DinB family protein, giving the protein MDYQILKNIVDEQLLRFEEIYEEDWSHKTSPENWSKKEILGHLCDSAMVNLRRFVITQYKENENIVYDQDFWVKAQNYQNTPTLDIIALWKLLNYQIVRIVENMQDEALQKTCDMTKTEPQIFTLEFIINDYISHLQHHLKAI; this is encoded by the coding sequence ATGGATTATCAGATTCTTAAAAATATTGTTGATGAACAGCTTCTAAGATTTGAAGAAATCTATGAAGAAGACTGGTCTCATAAAACCTCTCCTGAAAATTGGTCTAAAAAAGAAATTTTAGGACACCTTTGCGACAGTGCTATGGTCAACCTCAGGAGGTTCGTCATCACACAATATAAAGAAAATGAAAATATTGTTTATGATCAGGATTTTTGGGTAAAAGCGCAGAATTATCAGAATACGCCAACCCTGGATATTATTGCCCTTTGGAAACTTCTGAATTATCAGATTGTCCGCATTGTGGAAAATATGCAGGATGAAGCTTTACAGAAAACCTGTGATATGACAAAAACAGAGCCTCAGATTTTCACACTGGAATTCATTATTAATGATTATATTAGTCATTTACAACACCATTTAAAAGCTATTTAA
- the metF gene encoding methylenetetrahydrofolate reductase [NAD(P)H], which translates to MKITDHIKNANGKTLFSLEVVPPQKGIGIEDLYKNIDPLMEFKPPFIDVTTSREEYIYIDKGNGLMERRITRMRPGTLGICAAIQHKYNVDTVPHLLCGGFTKEETEYLLVDCMYLGIDNVMALRGDAMKGHQYFEPTIGGHASAMDLVHQINNLGRGKYLHNEDQECDEHNKFCVGIAGYPEKHIEAPSMNYDLKWLKQKVDAGADYIVTQMFFDNKKFMEFVTKAREMGITVPIIPGIKPIATKKHLKLLPQVFKIDLPEELISEVENARNNDAVKQIGIEWAINQCKELLDFGVPVLHFYSMGKSDNIKKVAGALF; encoded by the coding sequence ATGAAAATCACCGACCATATAAAAAACGCAAACGGAAAAACCTTATTTTCGCTCGAAGTTGTTCCGCCACAAAAAGGCATCGGAATCGAAGATCTTTACAAAAATATTGATCCTTTAATGGAATTCAAACCGCCTTTCATTGACGTAACAACTTCCAGGGAAGAATATATTTATATTGATAAAGGAAATGGTTTGATGGAGCGCCGTATTACAAGGATGCGTCCCGGAACGTTGGGAATTTGCGCTGCTATTCAGCATAAATACAATGTAGATACGGTTCCGCACCTGCTTTGTGGCGGCTTTACCAAAGAAGAAACAGAATATCTTCTGGTAGACTGTATGTACCTCGGAATCGATAATGTAATGGCGCTTCGTGGCGATGCCATGAAAGGACATCAGTATTTTGAGCCCACTATAGGTGGTCATGCCAGTGCGATGGATTTAGTTCATCAGATTAATAATTTGGGAAGAGGTAAATATCTGCACAATGAAGACCAGGAGTGTGATGAACACAATAAATTCTGTGTCGGCATAGCAGGTTATCCGGAAAAGCATATTGAAGCACCTTCCATGAATTATGATTTAAAATGGCTGAAACAGAAAGTAGATGCCGGAGCCGATTATATCGTAACGCAGATGTTTTTTGATAATAAAAAATTTATGGAATTTGTAACCAAAGCCCGCGAAATGGGTATCACTGTACCTATTATTCCGGGAATCAAACCGATTGCTACGAAGAAGCATCTGAAACTTCTTCCCCAGGTTTTTAAAATTGACCTGCCCGAAGAACTGATCAGCGAAGTGGAAAACGCCAGGAATAATGATGCTGTAAAACAAATCGGGATAGAATGGGCAATCAATCAATGCAAAGAATTGCTTGACTTCGGTGTTCCGGTACTGCATTTTTATTCAATGGGTAAAAGTGATAATATTAAAAAAGTAGCGGGAGCATTATTCTGA
- a CDS encoding fatty acid desaturase family protein — translation MEKPIYLKDSEDAKLFNELRKKVNQRVEAIPENRDIYIQIKAVILPLLYFGLYVFALFNAENAGLYILSFVLMGLSLVLIYLNLIHEAAHNNIFKSKKLNSLVLQIFDFVGANSYIWKKRHIASHHAYPNVDGWDTDIEQSGVLLIVPWIKAKGVQKYQHRFFFLVYPLYLFNWMFIRDFRDFFDNNRVILKTQGAIPVKEKVKMIAYKLFYFFYQIAVPVLFFKVSIGLALGAWFLQVIAASIFALFVLLPLHPLPDNAFPKLDGKNGLPFSWLHHQFEVTNDLQENNWFVRNVLGNFNFHVAHHLFPNYSYAYYNEITEEIEQFARDYGLNYKRFPIATALGKHVELLKQNANNAYFILEE, via the coding sequence ATGGAAAAACCTATTTACTTAAAAGATTCAGAGGATGCAAAATTGTTTAATGAATTAAGAAAAAAAGTGAACCAGCGGGTAGAAGCAATTCCTGAAAACCGGGATATTTATATTCAGATCAAAGCCGTTATATTGCCTTTGTTGTATTTCGGACTGTATGTTTTTGCATTATTCAATGCGGAAAATGCCGGATTATATATTTTAAGTTTTGTTTTGATGGGATTATCGCTTGTTTTAATTTATCTTAATCTGATTCACGAAGCAGCACATAATAATATTTTTAAAAGTAAAAAACTCAACAGTCTGGTATTGCAGATTTTCGATTTTGTAGGAGCTAATTCCTATATCTGGAAAAAAAGACATATCGCAAGCCATCATGCTTATCCTAATGTTGACGGTTGGGATACTGATATTGAACAAAGTGGTGTGCTTCTGATTGTTCCGTGGATTAAAGCAAAAGGAGTTCAGAAGTATCAGCATCGGTTTTTCTTCCTGGTATACCCGCTGTATTTATTCAACTGGATGTTTATCAGGGACTTCAGGGATTTTTTTGATAACAACCGTGTGATCCTGAAAACGCAGGGAGCAATTCCGGTAAAAGAAAAAGTAAAGATGATTGCTTATAAACTGTTTTATTTTTTCTATCAGATTGCTGTGCCGGTTTTGTTTTTTAAGGTTTCAATAGGTCTTGCACTGGGAGCTTGGTTTTTACAGGTAATTGCAGCAAGTATTTTTGCACTTTTTGTATTGCTTCCATTACACCCGCTGCCTGACAATGCTTTCCCGAAACTGGATGGAAAAAACGGATTGCCTTTCAGCTGGCTGCATCATCAGTTTGAAGTAACGAATGATTTACAGGAAAATAACTGGTTTGTAAGAAACGTGCTGGGAAATTTCAATTTTCATGTTGCCCACCATCTTTTTCCAAATTACAGTTATGCTTATTATAATGAAATTACAGAAGAAATTGAGCAGTTTGCGAGAGATTACGGATTAAATTATAAACGATTTCCGATTGCGACCGCTTTAGGAAAACATGTTGAATTGCTGAAGCAGAATGCAAACAACGCTTATTTTATTTTAGAAGAATAA
- a CDS encoding T9SS type A sorting domain-containing protein translates to MKKHLFPLFLLFIGINASAQQDFFALVGKDSPSIIFNDFRTIDANRGVSGEVIFTEDSSSKVFSQNRNGAVTEDKNTYNNAQAVNMATLAYDASNNNLVYMPMFSSNIYVLNAKSREITLVENNVARVTSCDINSHFTRMTAGYDGSIYAINNVGTQFIKISKSGNQYNVTDLGIITDDAANGKSSFTIMETGFGGDMIADAEGNFYVFSASGNVFKVVTKELKAKFIGKIAGIPDNYSVNGSAVNSKGNVVIASAKGAPLYEVDLNTLQAKQLPGEQNLHIYDLASKYFANDKAALGNVLANIDLYPTRVDEKLININVNDKTVKGSVKLNIFDLSGKNVLTQALSVKDGFLRQQVYLRNLVSGAYLVNITDESGKVLLNKKIVVTE, encoded by the coding sequence ATGAAAAAACATCTATTCCCTTTATTTTTGCTGTTTATCGGTATTAATGCTTCTGCGCAACAGGATTTTTTTGCGCTTGTCGGTAAAGATTCACCAAGTATTATTTTTAATGATTTCCGTACTATTGATGCAAACAGAGGAGTTTCCGGAGAGGTAATTTTTACGGAAGATTCTTCTTCAAAAGTTTTTTCCCAAAACAGAAATGGTGCTGTAACGGAAGATAAGAATACGTATAACAACGCCCAGGCTGTGAATATGGCGACTCTGGCTTACGATGCTTCCAACAATAATCTGGTTTATATGCCAATGTTTTCTTCAAATATCTATGTTTTAAACGCAAAATCACGCGAAATAACATTGGTTGAAAATAACGTGGCAAGAGTTACTTCCTGCGATATCAATTCTCATTTTACAAGAATGACTGCAGGCTATGACGGAAGTATTTACGCAATTAATAATGTAGGGACACAGTTTATCAAAATAAGTAAATCGGGAAATCAATATAACGTCACTGATCTGGGGATCATTACAGATGATGCTGCCAACGGCAAAAGTTCTTTCACGATCATGGAAACCGGTTTTGGTGGTGATATGATTGCTGATGCAGAAGGTAATTTTTATGTGTTTTCCGCATCAGGGAATGTATTTAAAGTCGTGACAAAAGAATTAAAAGCTAAATTTATCGGTAAAATTGCCGGAATTCCTGATAATTATTCGGTAAATGGATCCGCAGTTAATTCAAAAGGAAATGTTGTTATTGCCAGTGCAAAAGGAGCTCCGTTATACGAAGTGGACCTCAATACTTTACAGGCCAAACAGCTTCCGGGAGAGCAAAATCTGCATATTTATGATCTTGCAAGCAAGTATTTTGCAAATGATAAAGCGGCTTTAGGAAATGTCTTGGCAAATATTGATCTCTATCCTACAAGAGTAGATGAAAAATTAATCAACATTAATGTTAATGACAAAACGGTAAAAGGATCTGTAAAACTTAATATTTTTGATCTTTCCGGTAAGAATGTCCTCACACAAGCTTTATCTGTAAAAGACGGGTTTTTGAGACAACAGGTGTATCTCAGAAATCTTGTAAGCGGAGCCTATCTCGTAAACATTACGGATGAATCCGGAAAAGTATTACTCAATAAGAAAATTGTAGTGACAGAATAA
- the folE gene encoding GTP cyclohydrolase I FolE produces the protein MVDFTDNDDDIFTGKEHTPIRKDAFEKSPEEKIEKITVLFGEIMETLGLDMTDDSLKDSPRRVAKMYVNEIFGGLLPENKPGISTFSNKYKYRQMLVEKDITVYSFCEHHFLPIIGRAHVAYISNGEVIGLSKINRIVDYYAKRPQVQERLTMQIVDALKEALGTKDVACIIDAKHLCVNCRGIKDTASSTITAELSGIFRTNPITRQEFLHYVGSHAKLD, from the coding sequence ATGGTTGATTTTACGGACAACGACGATGATATTTTCACTGGAAAAGAACATACGCCTATCAGGAAAGATGCTTTTGAGAAATCACCAGAAGAGAAAATAGAAAAAATAACCGTACTTTTTGGAGAAATCATGGAAACACTAGGACTTGATATGACGGATGATTCTCTGAAAGATTCCCCGCGCAGGGTTGCCAAAATGTACGTTAACGAAATTTTTGGCGGACTTCTACCTGAAAATAAACCGGGCATTTCTACCTTTTCAAATAAATACAAATACCGCCAGATGCTGGTGGAAAAAGACATTACCGTATATTCATTCTGCGAGCATCATTTTTTGCCGATTATCGGAAGAGCACACGTTGCCTATATTTCCAATGGTGAAGTGATCGGGCTTTCTAAAATCAACAGAATCGTAGACTATTATGCAAAACGTCCACAGGTTCAGGAAAGGCTTACAATGCAGATTGTTGATGCTTTAAAAGAAGCTTTGGGTACAAAAGATGTTGCCTGTATCATTGATGCAAAACATCTTTGTGTCAATTGCAGAGGAATAAAAGATACGGCAAGCTCTACCATTACTGCAGAATTAAGTGGTATTTTCAGAACCAATCCTATTACAAGACAGGAATTCCTTCACTATGTGGGAAGTCATGCGAAATTGGATTAA
- the metH gene encoding methionine synthase, with the protein MKYLRLSGLEPLIITPESNFINVGERTNVAGSKKFLRLIKEEKFAEALDIARHQVEGGAQILDVNFDDGLIDGKASMIKFLNLIASEPDIARIPIMIDSSKWEILEAGLQVAQGKCVVNSISLKGGEEEFIRQAKAIKRYGAAVIVMAFDELGQADTYERRIEISKRSYDILVNRLNFPAEDIIFDLNIFPVATGMDEHRRNAIDFIEATRWVRQNLPYASVSGGVSNVSFSFRGNDTVREAMHSVFLYHAIQAGMNMGIVNPAMLEVYDEINKELLELVEDVILDKREDATERLLDYSEKHKSIKKEKVEDLEWRNHPLQERITHALVKGIDRFIEEDVEEARLQAEKPLHVIEINLMTGMGVVGDLFGSGKMFLPQVVKSARVMKKAVAYLQPFIEAEKDGSKPANGKILMATVKGDVHDIGKNIVSVVLGCNNYEIVDLGVMVPAEKIIQTAIEQKVDVIGLSGLITPSLDEMVYIAQELERQNLNFPLLIGGATTSKAHTAVKIDLKYKNAVVHVNDASRAVNVVSSLLGDRNKEYVADLKNDYSEFREKFLNRQVEKDYVSIEEARGNKFKIDWENEDIFTPNQLGITVVENQDLKELLPFIDWSPFFRSWDLHGKYPNILEDEVVGVQAKELFKDAQVILKRILDEKLLTAKAIFGIFKANSTETDDILLFDEDNRQKAKFITLRQQAQRSKGKDYLALSDFIAPQNSGKTDYVGAFCVTTGFGTDELAQEYEKANDDYNAIMVKALADRFAEAYAEFLHKKVRTEYWGYANQENLTNEELIAEKYKGIRPAPGYPACPDHLEKHAIWDLLKVEENIGVYLTESLAMFPTASVSGYYFGSPHAKYFGLGKIAEDQLKDYSVRKGISLQEARKWLNPNLADGI; encoded by the coding sequence ATGAAATATTTAAGATTATCGGGGCTTGAGCCTTTGATCATAACACCGGAAAGTAATTTTATCAATGTTGGCGAAAGAACCAATGTTGCCGGCTCAAAGAAATTTTTAAGATTAATAAAAGAAGAAAAATTTGCTGAAGCATTGGATATAGCACGCCATCAGGTTGAAGGTGGCGCGCAGATTCTGGATGTCAATTTCGACGACGGACTGATTGACGGAAAAGCTTCCATGATCAAATTTTTAAATTTAATAGCATCCGAACCGGATATTGCCAGAATCCCAATAATGATCGATTCTTCGAAGTGGGAAATCTTGGAGGCAGGACTTCAGGTGGCACAGGGAAAATGCGTGGTTAATTCAATCAGTCTCAAAGGAGGTGAAGAAGAATTTATCAGGCAGGCAAAAGCAATCAAAAGATACGGTGCCGCTGTTATTGTCATGGCATTTGATGAGTTAGGACAGGCAGATACTTACGAACGAAGAATTGAAATTTCAAAGCGTTCTTACGATATTTTGGTGAATCGTTTAAATTTTCCTGCGGAAGATATTATTTTCGATTTAAACATTTTCCCGGTTGCTACCGGTATGGATGAGCACCGCCGAAATGCAATTGATTTCATTGAAGCAACAAGATGGGTTCGTCAAAATCTTCCGTATGCCTCGGTAAGTGGAGGGGTTTCAAACGTTTCTTTTTCATTCCGTGGAAATGATACGGTGAGGGAAGCGATGCATTCCGTTTTCTTATATCATGCCATTCAGGCCGGGATGAATATGGGAATCGTGAATCCTGCGATGCTGGAAGTGTATGATGAAATCAATAAAGAACTTCTTGAGCTGGTGGAAGACGTTATCCTTGATAAAAGGGAAGATGCTACCGAAAGACTTTTAGATTATTCGGAAAAGCATAAATCCATAAAAAAAGAAAAAGTTGAGGATTTAGAATGGAGAAATCATCCTTTGCAGGAAAGAATTACCCATGCTTTGGTAAAAGGAATCGACCGTTTTATTGAAGAAGATGTTGAAGAAGCAAGATTGCAGGCGGAAAAGCCACTTCACGTTATTGAAATTAATTTAATGACCGGAATGGGCGTTGTGGGAGATCTGTTCGGAAGCGGAAAAATGTTTCTTCCCCAAGTGGTAAAATCAGCAAGGGTCATGAAAAAAGCGGTGGCCTATTTACAGCCATTCATAGAAGCGGAAAAAGATGGTTCGAAACCAGCGAATGGGAAAATTCTGATGGCAACGGTAAAAGGAGATGTTCATGACATCGGTAAAAATATTGTGAGTGTGGTTTTGGGTTGTAACAATTACGAAATTGTGGATCTCGGAGTAATGGTTCCTGCTGAAAAAATTATTCAGACCGCCATTGAACAAAAAGTAGACGTGATCGGATTAAGCGGACTGATCACACCAAGCCTGGATGAAATGGTTTATATCGCGCAGGAACTGGAAAGACAGAATTTAAATTTTCCTTTACTAATCGGCGGTGCAACAACTTCAAAGGCACATACCGCTGTAAAAATTGATTTAAAATATAAAAATGCCGTCGTTCACGTAAATGATGCTTCCAGAGCGGTAAACGTGGTAAGTTCTTTATTAGGTGACCGAAATAAAGAATATGTTGCGGATTTAAAAAATGATTATTCCGAATTCAGAGAAAAATTCCTGAACCGGCAGGTGGAGAAAGATTATGTCTCCATCGAAGAAGCCAGAGGAAATAAGTTTAAAATTGACTGGGAAAACGAAGATATTTTTACTCCAAATCAATTAGGAATTACCGTTGTTGAAAATCAGGATTTAAAAGAGTTATTGCCTTTTATTGACTGGTCGCCGTTTTTCAGAAGCTGGGATCTTCATGGGAAATATCCGAATATTCTGGAAGATGAGGTTGTCGGAGTTCAGGCTAAAGAACTGTTCAAAGATGCTCAGGTCATTTTAAAAAGAATTCTGGATGAAAAGCTCTTAACAGCAAAAGCCATTTTCGGAATTTTTAAAGCCAATTCCACTGAAACGGACGATATTCTCCTCTTTGACGAAGACAACCGACAAAAAGCAAAATTCATTACGTTAAGGCAACAGGCGCAACGATCAAAAGGAAAAGATTATCTGGCGCTGAGTGATTTTATTGCACCACAAAATTCAGGTAAAACAGATTATGTCGGAGCTTTTTGTGTGACAACAGGTTTCGGAACTGACGAACTGGCGCAGGAATATGAAAAAGCAAACGATGATTATAACGCCATCATGGTAAAAGCTTTGGCAGATCGTTTCGCAGAGGCCTACGCCGAATTTTTACATAAAAAAGTGAGAACAGAATATTGGGGCTATGCCAATCAGGAAAATTTAACCAACGAAGAATTAATAGCCGAAAAATATAAAGGAATCCGTCCGGCTCCTGGTTATCCCGCCTGTCCGGATCACCTGGAAAAGCACGCCATCTGGGACTTGCTGAAAGTGGAAGAAAACATTGGTGTTTATTTAACAGAAAGTTTAGCGATGTTTCCTACTGCTTCGGTTTCCGGATATTATTTCGGAAGTCCGCACGCAAAATATTTCGGACTGGGAAAGATTGCAGAAGACCAGCTGAAAGATTATTCGGTAAGGAAAGGAATTTCTTTACAGGAAGCAAGAAAATGGTTAAATCCTAATTTGGCAGATGGAATTTAA